A genomic window from Aquitalea aquatilis includes:
- the cobO gene encoding cob(I)yrinic acid a,c-diamide adenosyltransferase, with amino-acid sequence MKTDAAAHQRMVEKRKAGFEKKKAAATKEKGLLIVHTGTGKGKSSAAFGMGLRIVGHGMQLGVVQFIKGALHTAERDLFSRFDNCRFLTMGEGYTWNTQNREADIATARQGWEAALEMLNSGDYDMLILDELNIVLKYDYLPLDEVLAALASRPANLHVVITGRHAPQALIDAADLVTEMKLVKHPYREQGIKAQQGVEF; translated from the coding sequence ATGAAAACCGACGCCGCCGCCCACCAGCGCATGGTGGAAAAGCGCAAGGCCGGCTTTGAAAAGAAAAAGGCTGCCGCCACCAAGGAAAAAGGCTTGCTCATCGTCCACACTGGCACCGGCAAGGGCAAGAGCAGCGCCGCCTTTGGCATGGGCCTGCGCATTGTCGGCCACGGCATGCAGCTGGGCGTGGTGCAGTTCATCAAGGGCGCGCTGCACACCGCCGAGCGCGACCTGTTCAGCCGCTTCGACAACTGCCGCTTCCTCACCATGGGCGAAGGCTATACCTGGAACACCCAGAACCGCGAGGCCGACATCGCCACCGCGCGCCAGGGTTGGGAGGCCGCGCTGGAGATGCTCAATAGCGGCGATTACGACATGCTGATCCTGGACGAGCTGAACATCGTGCTGAAGTACGACTACCTGCCGCTGGACGAGGTACTGGCCGCGCTGGCCAGCCGCCCGGCCAATCTGCATGTGGTGATTACCGGCCGCCATGCGCCGCAGGCGCTGATCGACGCCGCCGATCTGGTGACCGAGATGAAACTGGTCAAGCACCCCTACCGCGAGCAAGGCATCAAGGCCCAGCAAGGCGTGGAGTTCTGA
- a CDS encoding CobW family GTP-binding protein: protein MSSPRIPVTVLTGFLGAGKTTLLANLIRDSKQRRLAILVNEFGEVSIDGTILRTDDKAGVEIHDLANGLVAYDDDEHFLPTMLALWQRRQQIDHVLIETSGLALPSAVMEQLQGPELAERFVLDATLAVVDTPLLLAGDFDAGQDQQDDAVASLFRQQLENADIVVLNKIDQLDDAAMLQAESTVRQLAPSIRFIELAYQAKLDTRLTLGLHLHEVSGSGHRHYGPVSSLPLNLRPLANQTLLDGHSHGGLAAHSHGLATHKHFHEQDPGWQSFLIRSKDAQDPARLLAAVENIAREEALLRIKGHAASADGQGRLALQAVRQRVVLQQEPDTAAPRQAQLVFIGYHPSRPRIVELLRTLTGTHWQ from the coding sequence ATGAGCAGCCCGCGCATTCCGGTCACCGTGCTCACCGGTTTTCTGGGCGCGGGCAAAACTACCCTGCTGGCCAATCTGATCCGTGACAGCAAGCAGCGCCGACTGGCCATTCTGGTGAACGAGTTTGGCGAGGTGTCCATCGACGGCACCATCCTGCGCACGGACGACAAGGCCGGGGTGGAGATTCACGATCTGGCCAACGGCCTGGTGGCTTACGACGACGACGAACACTTCCTGCCCACCATGCTGGCCTTGTGGCAGCGTCGTCAGCAAATCGACCATGTGCTGATCGAAACCTCGGGGCTGGCCCTGCCCAGCGCGGTGATGGAGCAGCTGCAAGGCCCGGAGCTGGCAGAACGCTTTGTGCTGGACGCCACGCTGGCGGTGGTGGACACCCCGCTGCTGCTGGCGGGCGATTTTGATGCCGGCCAGGACCAGCAGGATGACGCGGTGGCCAGCCTGTTCCGCCAACAGCTGGAAAACGCCGACATCGTGGTACTCAACAAGATCGACCAGTTGGACGATGCCGCCATGCTGCAAGCGGAAAGCACGGTGCGCCAGCTGGCGCCGTCCATCCGCTTCATCGAGCTGGCCTATCAGGCCAAACTGGACACCCGGCTGACGCTGGGCCTGCACCTGCACGAAGTCAGCGGCAGCGGCCACCGCCATTACGGCCCGGTGTCCAGCCTGCCGCTGAATCTGCGCCCGCTGGCCAACCAGACCCTGCTGGACGGCCACAGCCACGGCGGGCTGGCCGCCCACAGCCACGGCCTGGCCACTCACAAGCATTTTCACGAACAGGACCCGGGCTGGCAGTCCTTCCTGATTCGCAGCAAGGACGCCCAAGACCCGGCCCGCCTGCTGGCAGCGGTGGAAAACATTGCCCGCGAAGAAGCGCTGCTGCGCATCAAGGGCCATGCCGCCAGTGCCGATGGCCAGGGCCGGCTGGCGCTGCAGGCGGTACGCCAGCGCGTAGTTCTGCAACAGGAACCGGACACCGCCGCGCCACGGCAGGCGCAGCTGGTATTCATCGGCTATCACCCCAGCCGGCCGCGCATTGTGGAGCTGCTACGCACACTCACCGGCACCCACTGGCAGTGA